One region of Bdellovibrio bacteriovorus genomic DNA includes:
- a CDS encoding DedA family protein, protein MGTLIDIILHLDQHLVEWMALFGPWIYVIMFLIIFCETGLVVTPFLPGDSLLFALGALTTVEGGLNLWILLVSLTIAGILGDTVNYHIGKYLGPKVFESDSRFFKKQYLLQTQEFYAKWGAFTIVAARFAPIVRTFAPFVAGIGSMNYRKFVSYNIIGAIAWVFIFILAGHFFGNLPVVKRNFHIVIFGVIGVSLIPVVWPMVNGYLKKLKGANH, encoded by the coding sequence ATGGGAACACTCATCGATATTATTTTGCACTTAGATCAGCATCTTGTGGAATGGATGGCTTTGTTTGGTCCTTGGATCTATGTGATCATGTTCCTGATTATATTCTGTGAAACAGGATTGGTCGTAACACCGTTCTTGCCGGGGGACTCTTTGTTGTTCGCATTGGGTGCACTGACTACGGTTGAAGGTGGATTGAATCTTTGGATTTTGCTGGTGAGTTTAACTATTGCGGGAATTCTTGGCGATACCGTGAATTATCATATCGGCAAATATTTAGGACCGAAGGTTTTTGAATCAGACAGCCGCTTCTTTAAAAAACAATATCTACTGCAAACTCAAGAGTTTTACGCGAAGTGGGGAGCATTCACTATCGTTGCCGCTCGTTTTGCACCGATTGTAAGAACATTTGCGCCCTTTGTAGCTGGAATTGGTTCAATGAATTACCGTAAGTTTGTTTCTTACAACATTATTGGTGCTATTGCGTGGGTCTTTATCTTTATTCTTGCGGGGCACTTCTTCGGTAACTTGCCAGTTGTTAAGCGCAACTTCCACATCGTGATCTTTGGAGTCATCGGCGTTTCATTAATTCCGGTAGTATGGCCCATGGTTAATGGCTACTTGAAAAAACTAAAAGGCGCCAATCACTAG
- a CDS encoding adenylate cyclase has protein sequence MDFKLTAGTFSGKAEIIWETLMIMLPLFGKDIAIVTIMLGLIGFLLLKDIIQLSKTLAGRSRGEIAEIKTTSKEAETIVQASMGLEGERVRLEKLSEVYSETVGPAILHELKSGKEAPYNFEATMCRVDLNGYTQMFLEKDNTYLITILNQYFARAREVIQRYDGLIYQFVGDEIVFHFKDDMAPGLSTESLAAACIRDLFYEATVIENGLPEEANHYFKLKGSFAHGLMRFIKLDEGHALSGLPLIESVRLLSLVDDKSHQVLTFFQDASQDTEGLLFVFDRKVNQLKGFKEESMICRARDFNSIEWIFESSMWDRLSYFRADAHMLFTLKKLRLMAITRRDDDLVKILHALRFHKFETTMEEISKEAETTFHSFFTGEQEKLLSTKVLSAYVSLIGRIIPKEHWTKTLEDQLAKLLDHDDYRVQANTIVVLGKYGYPARKIWENMFSKNNRVAADTIVEVAKQQLNADVWDALHRLLSSTQASHRSSGDFALESILKYYGELDPVYLKTNPFLIKMQGLRKPKAA, from the coding sequence ATGGATTTCAAACTTACAGCGGGCACATTCTCGGGGAAAGCAGAGATCATCTGGGAAACCCTTATGATCATGCTCCCTCTTTTTGGGAAAGATATCGCTATAGTCACGATCATGTTGGGTTTAATTGGATTTCTTTTACTCAAAGACATCATTCAATTAAGCAAAACTTTAGCTGGTCGTTCTCGCGGTGAAATTGCCGAAATCAAAACCACATCCAAAGAAGCCGAAACCATTGTTCAAGCCTCTATGGGGCTTGAAGGCGAGCGCGTACGTTTAGAAAAACTAAGTGAAGTCTATAGCGAAACTGTAGGACCGGCGATTCTTCACGAACTGAAAAGTGGTAAAGAAGCGCCTTACAACTTCGAAGCGACCATGTGTCGAGTGGACCTGAACGGATACACTCAGATGTTCCTTGAAAAGGATAACACTTATCTAATTACTATCTTGAACCAGTACTTCGCTCGCGCCAGGGAAGTCATTCAACGTTATGATGGGTTGATTTATCAATTTGTCGGGGACGAAATTGTATTTCACTTTAAAGACGATATGGCGCCAGGGCTTTCTACTGAGTCATTAGCTGCGGCTTGTATTCGCGATTTGTTTTATGAAGCCACTGTGATTGAGAACGGCCTTCCTGAAGAAGCGAATCACTACTTCAAATTGAAAGGTTCTTTCGCTCACGGACTTATGCGTTTCATTAAATTGGATGAAGGACATGCTCTTAGCGGACTTCCCCTTATTGAATCAGTAAGGCTGCTTTCATTGGTCGACGACAAAAGCCATCAGGTTTTAACTTTCTTCCAGGACGCTTCTCAAGACACTGAAGGACTACTGTTTGTTTTTGACCGCAAGGTGAATCAACTTAAAGGATTCAAAGAAGAATCCATGATCTGTCGCGCTCGCGATTTCAACTCGATTGAGTGGATTTTTGAGTCGTCAATGTGGGATCGTCTTTCGTACTTCCGCGCAGATGCCCACATGCTATTTACCTTAAAGAAGTTAAGACTGATGGCGATCACTCGCAGAGACGATGATCTGGTGAAGATTCTTCACGCACTTCGCTTTCATAAATTTGAAACCACCATGGAAGAAATTTCGAAGGAAGCAGAAACAACATTTCATTCTTTCTTTACGGGCGAACAAGAAAAGCTTCTTAGCACAAAGGTGCTGTCTGCTTATGTCAGTCTTATCGGAAGAATCATTCCTAAAGAACATTGGACTAAAACTTTAGAAGATCAATTAGCCAAGCTTCTTGATCACGATGATTACCGCGTTCAAGCTAACACCATCGTGGTTCTTGGTAAGTACGGATACCCAGCAAGAAAGATCTGGGAAAATATGTTCTCTAAGAACAACCGTGTCGCGGCTGATACTATCGTTGAAGTCGCAAAACAACAGCTCAACGCCGATGTTTGGGATGCGCTACACAGATTGTTATCAAGTACTCAGGCCAGTCATCGAAGTTCAGGGGATTTCGCTTTAGAAAGTATTCTGAAATATTACGGGGAACTGGATCCGGTATATTTAAAAACGAATCCATTCCTTATTAAAATGCAGGGATTAAGAAAACCAAAGGCCGCCTAG